Below is a window of Cryobacterium sp. PAMC25264 DNA.
GCCACCGGAGAGGTCGTCGACGAGGGTGTCCCACGGGATGTCGCGGACGAGGCCCGCGATCACGTCGCGCACCTTCGCGTCGCCGGCCCAGACGTGCTCGTCGATGCCGCCGACGATGGTGTGCCCAACGGTCTGACCGTTGACGAGGTCGTCGGACTGGTCGAGCACGCCGATGGTGACGCCGCGTCGGCGGGTCACCCGGCCGGAATCGGGCTCCATGCGGCCGGCGAGCAGGCGCAGGAGGGTGGACTTGCCGTCGCCGTTGCGTCCGACGATGCCAATGCGGTCGCCCTCGTTCAGTCCGGCGGTGACGCTGTCGAAGATGACGCGGGTGGGAAATTCAAGGTGCAGGGACTCGGCCCCGAGCAAATGTGCCATAGGGTTCGAGCCTAGCCGTCAGAGCTGAGTGCCCGGACCGCGGGCGCGGCTAGCTGGTCAGGATGCGGGCTCCGTGAACGGGACCCGTGGCGCGCACCACGTGCAGCCGGGCGGCGCTCAACGCCACCTGCAGCTCGAGGCCGGCGTCGGAGTCGGGCACGAGGAACGCGACGGTGGGACCGGATCCGGAGAGGATGCCCGCCAGGGCACCGTTGGCCTCGCCCAGCTCGAGCACCCGGCCCAGGCCCGGCGCGAGCTGGAGCGCGGGGGCTTGCAGGTCGTTGTGCATCGATTCGGCGAGCATGGCCGGGTCGCCGGCGCGCAGGGCCTGCAGCACGTCGGCGTCGACCGTGGGCTGCACCTGGGCGGGAAAGATGTCCTGCGCGTGCCGGGTGCGGTGCCGGTCGAGCTCGCTGTACACGGAGGGGGTGGACATGCCGAATTCGGCCAGGGCGAGCACCCAGTGGAATTGGCCCTTGGCCAGTGCCGGGCTGAGCTGGTCGCCGCGGCCGGTGCCGATGGCGGTGCCGCCCGTGAAGGCGAACGGCACGTCGGCGCCCAGGGTCGCCGCGATCTTCTGCAGTTCGTCCTTGCCGAGGTCGGTTCCCCAGAGCGCGTCGCAGGCCAGCAACGTGGCCGCCGCATCCGCTGAGCCGCCGCCCATGCCGCCGGCGATGGGCACGTTCTTGTCGATCTGCAGGTGCACGCCGCCGCGGAATCCGGTGGCCGCGGCCAGCGCACGCGCCGCCTTGATCGCGAGGTTGCTGTCGTCCACGGCCAGGCCGGAGGTGTCGACGGAACCGGTGAACTCGACGCTGAAATCGTCGGCCGCCCTGGCGCGCACGTCTTCGTAGAGCGAGACGGCCTGGAACGCCGTCGCGAGGTCATGGTAGCCGTCGTCCATCACGGCCCCCACCTTGAGGAAGACGTTGATTTTGCCCGGTGCCCTCGCATGCACAACCGGTGAGGTCGCCGTGTTGGTCATGGATCTAACCTAGCCCAGCGGCGCGAGGCGCTCGGCGCACACGCCAGCGCGGCACCCGCTCAGGAGGAGGTCCAGGCCCGGGCGATGGTGAGGAAGTCGTCCACCGTGAGCTGCTCGCCACGTTCGGTGGGGTCGATCCCCGCCTTGGTGAGCACGGCGGTCGCCTGGGTCGAGTCGCCCAGCACCGTCGACAGCGACTGACGCAGCATCTTCCGGCGCTGCTGGAACGCGCCGTCGACGAGCGCGAACGTGGCCAGGCGCAGCTCCTCGGATTCGAGCTCCTCGGTGCGGCGCTCGAAGGCGATGAGGATGGAGTCGACGTTGGGGACAGGCCAGAACACCTGCCGGCTTACCTTGCCGGCCGTGCGGAACCGGCCGTACCAGGCTGCCTTCACGCTGGGGCTGCCGTAGATCTTGGATCCGGGGGCGGCGGCGAGCCGTTCACCCACCTCGGCCTGCACCATCACCACACCGGCGCGGATGGACGGGAAGTGCTCGAGCAGGTGCAGCAGCACCGGGACCGACACGTTGTAGGGCAGGTTGGCGACCAGGCGGGTGGGCTCCCCCGGCAACTCGGCGATCTTCAGCGCGTCGGCGCGGATGACGGTGAGCTGGGCGGCGGGCTGCATGAGCCGCACGGTGAGCGGCAGCTGCTCGGCGAGGCGGTCGTCGATCTCCACGGCCACGACCGCCGCGCCGGCTTCGAGGATGCCCAGGGTGAGCGAGCCGAGCCCCGGGCCGACCTCAACGACGGTCTCGCCGGGCTGCACGGCGGCGACCTTGACGATGCGCCGCACGGTGTTGCCGTCGATCACGAAGTTCTGGCCGAGCTTCTTGGTGGGGTTCACGCCGAGCATCTCGGCGAGGTCGCGGATCTCGGCGGGCCCGAGCAGCGTGGGCGCTGCGGGTCCGGTGTCAGACGTGTGGGCAGAGTCGGTCATGCGAGGCCTCCGGCCGGGCTGGTGCTGGGGTCGAGGCTGCCGTCGATCAACACCACGGGTTCCGCATCCCAGCGGCCGTAGACGAGTTCGGTGTTCGACGTGATCTGCGCGGCGAGCACCGAGACATCCGTCTGCAGATGCGCTGCCATGGCGCGCACGGTGTGTGGCAACAGGTACGGGGCATTGGGCCGGCCGCGGTGCGGGGTGGGGGTGAGGTACGGGGCGTCGGTCTCGACCAGGAGCAGTGCGCGGGGGGCCACGTCGAGGGCCTCGCGGAGCGTGGCGGCGTTCTTGAAGCTCACCGGGCCGGCGAATGACATGTACCAGCCCTGGTCCGCGCAGAGCCGGGCCAGCTCCGCGCCGCCGGAGAAGCAGTGGAAAACGGTGCGTTCGGGCGCGCCGACCCGCAGCAGGGTCTCGACGACCTCGTCGTGCGCGTCCCGGTCGTGGATCTGCAGGGCCAGGCCGTGCCGCTTGGCGATCTCGATGTGCGCCTCGAACGAGCGGAACTGCGCGGCCCGGCCGTCGGGGGCCGTGCGGAAGAAGTCCAGTCCGGTCTCGCCGATCGCGACCACGCGGGGCCGGGCGGCGAGCTCGTCGATCACGGCGAGGGCGTCGTCCAGGGTGCCGGCGGCCGCAAGCTCCGGGGCGTCGTTGGGGTGGATGGCCACGGCGGCGAGCATCCGCGGCTCACGGGAGGCCGCCTCGGCGGACCAGCGGGAGGTGGCCACATCCGTGCCCACCTGGATCACGCCGCGGACCCCGACGCTCGAGGCGCGATCCAGCTGCTCGGCGACCGAGAGCGGCGTGATGCCGTCGGAGATCTCCAGGTGCGTGTGGTTGTCGTAGACGCCCACAACCAACGGCTCGGGAGCGGGCGGGTAGACCAGGTCGCGCCCGGTGCCCGCCTCTCGGGCTCGGATGTGGGTGGTTTCGGCGGGCTTGTCAGCCAACTGTCGCCTCGATGCGCGGGAACAGGGCCGCCAGCGGTGACACGTGGGTGCCGCCGGTCCATTCCCAGGCCCGGTCGATGCGCGCGTCCTGCACGTCTCCGGTGCCGCCGAGGGCGCTCCACAGCGTGGCGGTGGCCTGCGGCGTCACCGGGGAGAGCAGCACGGCCAGCGTGCCGAGCCCACGCACCACGGTGTGCAGCACGGTTTCGAGGCGTTCCCGGTCGTCGGGGTTCTTGGCCAGGGCCCAGGGCTCCTGCAGGGTGATGTAGCCGTTCAGCTCGTCGACGAGCTCCCACACCGCGGCGAGGGCGTCGTGCAGGGCGAGCCGATCGATGGCCTCGTTGGCGGTCTGGGTGACCCGGATGGCCGTGGCGTGAATGGCCGCATCCTCGTCGGTCGGCTCGCCGCCGGTCGGAATCTCACCGTCGCAATAGCGCACCACCATGGCGATGACGCGGGAGGCCAGGTTGCCGAAGCCGTTGGCCAGCTCGGACTGGTAGCGGGCGGACAGATCCTCCCAGGAGAACGAGCCGTCCTGGCCGAAGCTGATCGCGCGCATGAAGTAGTACCGGAACGTGTCGGAACCGAAGACGTCGGTGATCTGGTTCGGGGCGATGCCGGTGAGCTTGGACTTGCTCATCTTCTCGCCGCCCACCAGGAGCCAGCCGTGGCCGAACACCTGGGCGGGCACCGGGAGCCCGGCGGCCATCAGCATGGCGGGCCAGATGACGGCGTGGAAGCGCAGGATGTCCTTGCCGACGATGTGCGTGGCCGGCCAGAGGCGGCTGAACTTTTCGTCGTCCTGGCCGTAGCCGGCGGCCGTGATGTAGTTGAGCAGCGCGTCGAACCACACGTAGACCACGTGGCTGTCATCCCACGGCACCTTGATGCCCCAGTCGAAGCTCGAGCGGGAGATCGACAGGTCGCTCAGACCCTGCTTGACGAAGGAGATGACCTCGTTGCGGGCGGACTCGGGCTGGATGAAGGTGGGGTTGGCCTCGTAGAGGGCCAGTAACTGGTCGGTGAAGGTGCTCATCCGGAAGAAGTAGTTCTTCTCGTGCAGCAGCTCCACGGGGATGGAGTGGATGGCGCAGACCTGCACTCCGGTGTACTCGCCGGTGCCGTCGACCAGGTCGCCGGGCTGCTTGTACTCCTCACAGCCCACACAGTAGAAGCCCTCGTACTCGCCCGTGTAGATGTGGCCGGCGTCGAAGAGGTGCTGCAGGAACTTCTGCGCATTCACCTCGTGGCGCTCGTCGGTGGTCCGGATGAAGTCGTCGTTACGGATGTCGACCGTCTTCAGCAGCGGCTTCCACGCGGTCTCCACCAGCCGGTCGGCCCACTGCTTGGGGGTGACGCCGTTGGCGGTGGCAGTGCGCAGGATCTTCTGGCCGTGCTCATCGGTGCCGGTGAGCAGCCAGGTGTCCTCCCCGCGCTGGCGGTGCCAGCGCGCGAGAACGTCCGCGGCCACCTCCGTGTAGGCGTGCCCGATGTGCGGGACATCATTCACATAGAAAATAGGCGTGGTGATGTAGAAAGAATTGCCGTCGGACATGCTCACATCTTATGGGGAGCCACGGAGATGTCCGACCCCGTTACGCCGTGCGGCAGGCTCGGTACCCGCTCAGGAGAGCGGGAAATCGGGCTGCGGTTCGGCCTTTCGGCGGGTCGACCCGGCCTCAGCGGAGCGGCCGGTGAGGGCGGCCTCGTAGAGGTCGCGCTTGCCGAGGCCCGAAGCGGCGGACACGTCGGCCGCGGCGTCCTTGAGCCGGGCTCCGGCGGTGACGAGGGCCAGGACCTCCTCGACGCCCGTGGCCAGGTCGAGCACCCGGGCTTCGGCGCCCGCGACGACCACGCAGATCTCCCCGCGCACGCCCGCCTGGGCCCAGTCGGCCAGTTCGGCGGCGGTGCCGCGTTTGACCTCTTCATAGAACTTGGTCAGCTCCCGGCAGACCACCACACGCCGGCCGGCGCCGAGCACCGCGGCGAGATCGGTCAGCGACGCGGCCAGCCGGTTGGGCGATTCGAAGAAGACCATGGTGCGACGCTCAGTGGCCACCTCGCGCAGGGCCTGCATCCGCTCACCGTGCTTGCGGGGCAGGAAGCCCTCGAAAGTGAAGCGGTCGGTGGGCAGCCCAGACACGGCCAGTGCGGTGAGCACGGCCGACGGTCCGGGCAGCGCCGTGACGGTGACGCCGGCAGCGATGGCGGCATCCACCAGGTGGAAGCCGGGGTCGGAGACCGTGGGCATGCCCGCGTCGCTGAGCACGAGCAGGTCGGTGTCGCGGGCCAGCTCCACGAGCTCCGCGGCCTTGCCGCGCTCGTTGTGGTCGTGCAGCGCGATCAGCCGGGGGCGGTTCTCCACCCCGAGGGCCTTGAGTAGGTGCACGGTCACCCGGGTGTCTTCGGCGGCGATCACGGTGCTCGTGCGCAGCGCCTCGATGAGGCGGGTCGAGGCGTCCCCGAGGTTTCCGATGGGGGTGGCAGCCAGAATGATCATGGTCACAGTCTCGCATCAGGGGCTCACTACGATGGTCAGGTGCTGCTCACCCTGCGATCGACCGACCGTTGGCCCGCCCTGTTGACCCACCGGTGGGTGCGTCTGGCCGGCCCCGGGCTGGTGCTGCTGCTCGCCGCCGTCCTGCGCCTCTGGAACCTCGGTCACCCCGGCGCCCTCGTGTTCGACGAGACCTTCTATGTGAAGGACGCCTGGAGCCTGTTCAACAACGGCTACGAGTCGACCTGGCCGGATGGTGCGGATGCCCTGTTCGCCGCCGGGCAGAGCAATATATTCGGCACCGCACCGTCGTTCGTGGTGCATCCGCCGCTCGGCAAGTGGCTCATCGCACTGGGCATGGCGGCCTTCGGCGCCGACAACCCGTGGGCCTGGCGCATTGTCACCGCGCTCATCGGGGTGCTGGCCGTTGCGCTCCTGATGCTCATCGCGAAGAAACTGTTCGGGTCGGTTCTGCTGGCCACTATCGCCGGTTTCCTCTTCGCCATCGACGGCAACGCCATCGTGATGAGCCGGGTGGCGCTGCTCGACAACTACGTGATGTTCTTCGCCCTGCTCGGCTTCGGCGCGGTACTGATGGACCGCGACCACCATCGCGCGCGCCTGGGCGCCTGGCTGAACGAACGGCGCGACAACGAGGTCGAGCCCACCTGGGGCCCCGCGCTCTGGTGGCGGCCCTGGGTGTTCGCCGCCGGGCTCGCCTTCGGGCTGGCCTGCTCGGTGAAATGGTCGGGGGTCTACTTCCTGGCCGCGTTCGGCATCTACCTCGTCGTCGTCGACGCCCTCGCCCGGCGCCGGGCCGGGCTGCCGTTCTGGATCAGCGGGTCGATCCTCAAGCAGGGGCCCGTGACGTTCCTGCTGATGGTGCCGGTGGCCGTCGTCACGTTCCTGATCTCCTGGACGGGCTGGTTCGTCACCCGGGGTGGGTACTACCGCGATTGGGCCGACCAGGCCGGGCAGGCCTGGACCGGGGCGCTGGCCTGGGTGCCGCACTCGGTGCAGAGTTTCTGGCACTACCAGAGCGCCGCATACGCGTATCACGTCGGTCTGGTCACGCCGCATCCGTACCAGGCCAACCCGCTCACCTGGCTGGCGATGACCCGCCCCACGAGCATGTACTACCAGGGCAGCAGCCTGGGCGAGAGCGGATGCGGATACACGACCTGCTCCGAGGCCATCACCGGCATCGCCAATCCGCTGATCTGGTGGGCGGCCAGCGCCGCGATCCTGTACCTCGTCTACCGGCTCGCGCGCTACAGGGAGTGGCGCGTGGGACTGATCCTGATGGGCATGGTCGCCGGCTACCTGCCCTGGCTGATGTACCTGAACCGCACGGTCTTCCAGTTCTACACGATCGCGTTCGAGCCGTACCTTCTGCTCGGTCTCATCTTCGTGATCGGGCTCCTGATGAAGTCCGGCGCCGGGCGCACGATCGTGGTCGTGTTCCTGGTCCTTGCGACCCTCGTGAGCGCATTCTTCTTCCCGCTTTGGACCGGCGCGCAGGTGCCGTTCGGCTTCTGGCAACTGCATATCTGGCTGCCGAGCTGGCGCTGACCGGCACAAACGGATTTTTTGCAGTCTGTGCAGGCAAGCAGACGTATGCCAAAATTGGAATACATCCCCTGTTAAAGGCGTGTGAATTCGGGGCGTTTCGGGGCATTCGACCCGTAGGATGGCCGGTATCTGATTGACGAGTGTTTGCTCTACAACCGACTGAGAAGTCCAGATACAAACCAAAGGCCTTATGTCGGAAGCATCTGCCGCACCCACGGTGCGTATTGTCCGCACTCGCAAGGGTGGCGACTCCAAGAATCCCACCACCGAGTACTCCGCTTTGCTGCACACCGTGCGCAATCTCGGTCTCCTGCAGCGCCGCACGGGCTTTTACTGGGGTATGTTCGCCGCCCTGGTGCTGATCACTGCCGGCCTGGGCGTGGGCTTCGTCCTGCTCGGTGACTCCTGGTACCAGCTGATCATCGCCGGCGTGCTCGGTCTGATCCTCACCCAGTTCGCCTTCCTGGCGCACGAGGCCTCGCACCGCCAGGTGTTCGAGTCCGGCCCCGCCAACGACCGGGCCGGCCGCATCCTCGCCAATCTCTTCGTCGGAATCAGCTACGCCTGGTGGATGACCAAGCACAGCCGTCACCACGCCAACCCGAACGTGGTCGGCAAGGACCCTGACATCGACCCCGACTTCATCGTCTTCCGCGAGGAAGACGCGGCGAAGGTCAACTGGATCACCTCCTTCATGACTCGCAAGCAGGGATACCTGTTCTTCCCCCTGCTCACCCTCGAGGGCATCAACCTGCACATCCAGGGTTTCAAGACCGTCTTCGGAAAGGGCAAGGTCGACAAGCGCTGGCTCGAAATCACCATGCTCACCAGCCGCATCGTGCTGTACTTCGCCGTCATCTTCTACTTCTTGCCGCTCGGCATGGCGTTCGCGTTCATCGGCGTGCAGATGGCCGTCTTCGGTGTGTACATGGGCGCGTCCTTCGCGCCCAACCACAAGGGCATGCCGCAGCTGCCGCACGAGAGCAAGGTCGACTTCCTCCGCCGTCAGGTCCTCACCTCGCGCAACATCCGCGGCGGCACCCTCATGGACACCTTCATGGGCGGCTTGAACTACCAGGTCGAGCACCACCTGTTCCCGAACATGGCCCGCCCGCACCTGCGGAAGGCCCAGGAGATCACCAAGGAATACTGCGAGTCGAACAAGATCCTCTACACCGAGACGGGCCTGTTCGAGTCGTACGGCATCGTGATCGCCTACCTCAACAAGGTAGGCCTGGCCGCGCGCGACCCGTTCGACTGCCCGATGGTGCAGCGCTTCCACCACCGCTAACGCCAGCGCAGTCCGCGAACTGTGAGCTAAGCCCCAAGAATCCCGGATTCTTGGGGCTTTTCTCACAGTTCGCGAGGTGGGAGCGAGCGGATGGGTAGGGTTGAGCGGGTGTGGATCTGGGGAATTGCGGCGGCCGCCGGGGCCACGCTCGTGGCGTGGGCCGTGCACAGCATCGTGCCCGCCGTGCCGCTGCTCACCGTCGCCGTGGTCCTCGGGATCATCGTGGGGCAACTGCCCGTGCTGCGCCCTGCCGTCACCGGCGTGCTGAAGCCCGGCCTCTCCGTGGCGGCCAAGCGCCTGATGCGGCTCGGCGTGGTGTTGCTCGGGCTCAAGCTCAGCCTCGTCGACATCGCGGGCCTGGGCTGGCTCACCATCACGACCACCGTGCTCATCGTCATCCTCACCTTCTTCGGCACGCTCTGGCTCGGCCGCACGATGGGCCTGCCCGGGCACCAGCCGCTACTGATCGCCACGGGCTTCGCCATCTGCGGCGCCTCGGCCATCGGCGCCATGAGCGGCGTGGTCAAGGCCAAGGACGAGGAGACCGCGACCCCGGTGGCGCTCGTCACCCTGTGCGGAACGCTCGCGATCGGCGTGCTGCCGCTGCTCTGGCATCCGCTGGGCCTGACCGACCTGCAGTTCGGCCATTGGGTGGGCGCCGGCGTGCACGATGTGGGCCAGGTCGTGGCCACCGCGCAGATCGCCGGCACGGCCGCCCTCGCCGTGGCCGTGGTGGTCAAGCTCACCCGGGTGCTCATGCTGGCCCCCATCGTGGCGAGCGTCGCCGTGTACGAACGTCGCCGCCAGGCCGTCGCGGTGTCCCCGGCCGGGTCCGGCCTGCCGCAGTCCGACGACACCACCGCCGCGACGACCGTTGCCGGGCGTCCCCCGGTGCTGCCGCTGTTCGTGGCCGGGTTCCTGGCCCTGGTGCTCGTGCGCACCCTGGTTCCGCTACCGCCAGCGGTTCTGGTCGCCGCCGATCTCACCCAGACCG
It encodes the following:
- a CDS encoding TatD family hydrolase; the protein is MADKPAETTHIRAREAGTGRDLVYPPAPEPLVVGVYDNHTHLEISDGITPLSVAEQLDRASSVGVRGVIQVGTDVATSRWSAEAASREPRMLAAVAIHPNDAPELAAAGTLDDALAVIDELAARPRVVAIGETGLDFFRTAPDGRAAQFRSFEAHIEIAKRHGLALQIHDRDAHDEVVETLLRVGAPERTVFHCFSGGAELARLCADQGWYMSFAGPVSFKNAATLREALDVAPRALLLVETDAPYLTPTPHRGRPNAPYLLPHTVRAMAAHLQTDVSVLAAQITSNTELVYGRWDAEPVVLIDGSLDPSTSPAGGLA
- a CDS encoding acyl-CoA desaturase, yielding MSEASAAPTVRIVRTRKGGDSKNPTTEYSALLHTVRNLGLLQRRTGFYWGMFAALVLITAGLGVGFVLLGDSWYQLIIAGVLGLILTQFAFLAHEASHRQVFESGPANDRAGRILANLFVGISYAWWMTKHSRHHANPNVVGKDPDIDPDFIVFREEDAAKVNWITSFMTRKQGYLFFPLLTLEGINLHIQGFKTVFGKGKVDKRWLEITMLTSRIVLYFAVIFYFLPLGMAFAFIGVQMAVFGVYMGASFAPNHKGMPQLPHESKVDFLRRQVLTSRNIRGGTLMDTFMGGLNYQVEHHLFPNMARPHLRKAQEITKEYCESNKILYTETGLFESYGIVIAYLNKVGLAARDPFDCPMVQRFHHR
- the rsmA gene encoding 16S rRNA (adenine(1518)-N(6)/adenine(1519)-N(6))-dimethyltransferase RsmA, with translation MTDSAHTSDTGPAAPTLLGPAEIRDLAEMLGVNPTKKLGQNFVIDGNTVRRIVKVAAVQPGETVVEVGPGLGSLTLGILEAGAAVVAVEIDDRLAEQLPLTVRLMQPAAQLTVIRADALKIAELPGEPTRLVANLPYNVSVPVLLHLLEHFPSIRAGVVMVQAEVGERLAAAPGSKIYGSPSVKAAWYGRFRTAGKVSRQVFWPVPNVDSILIAFERRTEELESEELRLATFALVDGAFQQRRKMLRQSLSTVLGDSTQATAVLTKAGIDPTERGEQLTVDDFLTIARAWTSS
- the rsmI gene encoding 16S rRNA (cytidine(1402)-2'-O)-methyltransferase encodes the protein MIILAATPIGNLGDASTRLIEALRTSTVIAAEDTRVTVHLLKALGVENRPRLIALHDHNERGKAAELVELARDTDLLVLSDAGMPTVSDPGFHLVDAAIAAGVTVTALPGPSAVLTALAVSGLPTDRFTFEGFLPRKHGERMQALREVATERRTMVFFESPNRLAASLTDLAAVLGAGRRVVVCRELTKFYEEVKRGTAAELADWAQAGVRGEICVVVAGAEARVLDLATGVEEVLALVTAGARLKDAAADVSAASGLGKRDLYEAALTGRSAEAGSTRRKAEPQPDFPLS
- a CDS encoding YeiH family protein, which produces MGRVERVWIWGIAAAAGATLVAWAVHSIVPAVPLLTVAVVLGIIVGQLPVLRPAVTGVLKPGLSVAAKRLMRLGVVLLGLKLSLVDIAGLGWLTITTTVLIVILTFFGTLWLGRTMGLPGHQPLLIATGFAICGASAIGAMSGVVKAKDEETATPVALVTLCGTLAIGVLPLLWHPLGLTDLQFGHWVGAGVHDVGQVVATAQIAGTAALAVAVVVKLTRVLMLAPIVASVAVYERRRQAVAVSPAGSGLPQSDDTTAATTVAGRPPVLPLFVAGFLALVLVRTLVPLPPAVLVAADLTQTVLLAMALFGLGTAVRLGSLLRTGGRALGVGLASWLLIAVLALGAVLIS
- a CDS encoding 4-(cytidine 5'-diphospho)-2-C-methyl-D-erythritol kinase, which codes for MTNTATSPVVHARAPGKINVFLKVGAVMDDGYHDLATAFQAVSLYEDVRARAADDFSVEFTGSVDTSGLAVDDSNLAIKAARALAAATGFRGGVHLQIDKNVPIAGGMGGGSADAAATLLACDALWGTDLGKDELQKIAATLGADVPFAFTGGTAIGTGRGDQLSPALAKGQFHWVLALAEFGMSTPSVYSELDRHRTRHAQDIFPAQVQPTVDADVLQALRAGDPAMLAESMHNDLQAPALQLAPGLGRVLELGEANGALAGILSGSGPTVAFLVPDSDAGLELQVALSAARLHVVRATGPVHGARILTS
- a CDS encoding dolichyl-phosphate-mannose--protein mannosyltransferase, producing the protein MLLTLRSTDRWPALLTHRWVRLAGPGLVLLLAAVLRLWNLGHPGALVFDETFYVKDAWSLFNNGYESTWPDGADALFAAGQSNIFGTAPSFVVHPPLGKWLIALGMAAFGADNPWAWRIVTALIGVLAVALLMLIAKKLFGSVLLATIAGFLFAIDGNAIVMSRVALLDNYVMFFALLGFGAVLMDRDHHRARLGAWLNERRDNEVEPTWGPALWWRPWVFAAGLAFGLACSVKWSGVYFLAAFGIYLVVVDALARRRAGLPFWISGSILKQGPVTFLLMVPVAVVTFLISWTGWFVTRGGYYRDWADQAGQAWTGALAWVPHSVQSFWHYQSAAYAYHVGLVTPHPYQANPLTWLAMTRPTSMYYQGSSLGESGCGYTTCSEAITGIANPLIWWAASAAILYLVYRLARYREWRVGLILMGMVAGYLPWLMYLNRTVFQFYTIAFEPYLLLGLIFVIGLLMKSGAGRTIVVVFLVLATLVSAFFFPLWTGAQVPFGFWQLHIWLPSWR
- the metG gene encoding methionine--tRNA ligase; its protein translation is MSDGNSFYITTPIFYVNDVPHIGHAYTEVAADVLARWHRQRGEDTWLLTGTDEHGQKILRTATANGVTPKQWADRLVETAWKPLLKTVDIRNDDFIRTTDERHEVNAQKFLQHLFDAGHIYTGEYEGFYCVGCEEYKQPGDLVDGTGEYTGVQVCAIHSIPVELLHEKNYFFRMSTFTDQLLALYEANPTFIQPESARNEVISFVKQGLSDLSISRSSFDWGIKVPWDDSHVVYVWFDALLNYITAAGYGQDDEKFSRLWPATHIVGKDILRFHAVIWPAMLMAAGLPVPAQVFGHGWLLVGGEKMSKSKLTGIAPNQITDVFGSDTFRYYFMRAISFGQDGSFSWEDLSARYQSELANGFGNLASRVIAMVVRYCDGEIPTGGEPTDEDAAIHATAIRVTQTANEAIDRLALHDALAAVWELVDELNGYITLQEPWALAKNPDDRERLETVLHTVVRGLGTLAVLLSPVTPQATATLWSALGGTGDVQDARIDRAWEWTGGTHVSPLAALFPRIEATVG